In Myxococcales bacterium, the following proteins share a genomic window:
- a CDS encoding zinc-regulated TonB-dependent outer membrane receptor — MVHQRCSPRRSCRRVVTLVALLAATSALAQPIEPPPTPAQAPPIETTAEAPTPSDEDLEAELAAALATDAAAGPASASSARGSGGAAAGAGVSMNPDMAFILDVAAAWFSEKDNLQTGGHDPTEAGFVLQQLELSIGKAVDPYFRFDGNLVFSQFGVEIEEAYATTLVLPHRLQVRAGQFLTRFGRGNATHPHSWDFVDQPFAIGRVFGGEGNRGLGVEASWLLPTSWYAELVASATDASGESTARSFFGANDLPVESPLDVQATIALKQFADISANWSLLGGVSFATGPNGTGHDNRTDVWGVDAFLKYRPITEASTTQVTLQTEWLLRRRQVPHALLSDISGYAQATWRFAKRWGAGARYEYGSTSTAIDGVGSDDLDPAWTKGRARYSGALTFWATEFSRMRWQVSVDRPAWLAQPIFASFVALEVVVGAHGAHKF; from the coding sequence GTGGTCCACCAACGTTGCTCGCCGCGCCGGTCGTGCCGAAGGGTAGTTACGCTCGTAGCGCTGCTCGCCGCAACTTCTGCACTCGCGCAACCGATTGAGCCGCCGCCAACACCAGCGCAAGCGCCCCCGATCGAGACGACAGCGGAAGCCCCAACACCTAGCGACGAGGACCTCGAGGCCGAGCTGGCGGCGGCGCTTGCCACCGACGCGGCGGCGGGGCCTGCGTCAGCCAGCAGCGCGCGCGGAAGCGGCGGTGCGGCGGCGGGCGCAGGCGTGTCGATGAACCCCGACATGGCGTTTATTCTCGATGTCGCGGCGGCGTGGTTTAGCGAAAAGGATAACTTACAGACCGGCGGCCACGATCCGACCGAGGCGGGGTTCGTGCTGCAACAACTTGAGCTTTCAATCGGCAAGGCGGTCGATCCGTATTTTCGCTTCGACGGCAATCTGGTGTTTAGCCAGTTTGGCGTCGAGATCGAAGAGGCCTACGCCACGACGCTGGTGCTGCCACATCGCTTGCAGGTGCGCGCCGGGCAATTTCTCACTCGCTTTGGCCGCGGCAATGCCACCCATCCTCATAGCTGGGACTTTGTCGACCAACCCTTTGCCATCGGCCGCGTGTTTGGTGGCGAGGGTAATCGCGGGCTTGGCGTCGAGGCGTCGTGGCTGTTGCCGACGTCGTGGTACGCCGAGCTCGTAGCCTCGGCGACCGACGCCAGCGGAGAGTCCACGGCGCGCAGCTTTTTTGGAGCGAATGATTTGCCGGTTGAGTCGCCGCTCGATGTGCAGGCGACTATCGCGCTCAAGCAGTTTGCCGATATTTCAGCAAACTGGTCGCTGCTCGGCGGCGTCTCGTTCGCGACGGGCCCAAATGGCACCGGCCACGACAATCGCACCGATGTGTGGGGCGTCGACGCCTTCCTCAAGTACCGTCCCATTACCGAGGCGAGCACCACCCAGGTGACCTTGCAGACCGAATGGCTGCTGCGTCGCCGCCAGGTGCCGCATGCCTTGCTGTCCGACATTTCAGGCTATGCGCAAGCGACGTGGCGGTTTGCCAAGCGATGGGGCGCCGGGGCGCGCTATGAGTATGGCTCGACGAGCACCGCCATCGACGGCGTTGGCAGCGACGACCTTGACCCAGCGTGGACCAAGGGCCGCGCGCGCTATAGCGGCGCGCTGACGTTTTGGGCCACCGAGTTTTCGCGTATGCGCTGGCAAGTGTCGGTCGACCGGCCGGCGTGGCTTGCGCAGCCAATCTTCGCCAGCTTTGTCGCGCTTGAGGTGGTTG
- a CDS encoding beta-lactamase family protein, which translates to MPAGAAATGDAAASSPTPVAGVFQSAAMDAFLESYGRYNGEAARFSGYVLVTKNGKPIYEKATCCLDHGKTAKPDHHTNVRLGSISKQFAATAIMLLVQDGKLAVTDTIGKHLPKYPKVGRDLTIHQLLTHTSVFRATPRCPRCSTSAPNP; encoded by the coding sequence GTGCCAGCCGGTGCCGCAGCCACGGGGGACGCCGCCGCGTCGTCGCCCACGCCTGTCGCCGGCGTGTTTCAGAGCGCGGCGATGGACGCGTTTCTCGAAAGTTATGGCCGCTACAATGGCGAGGCGGCGAGGTTCTCGGGCTACGTGCTGGTGACCAAAAACGGCAAGCCGATTTATGAGAAGGCGACGTGTTGCCTCGATCATGGCAAGACGGCCAAGCCCGATCACCACACCAACGTTCGCCTCGGCTCCATCAGCAAGCAGTTCGCCGCGACGGCGATCATGTTGCTGGTGCAAGACGGCAAGCTTGCGGTGACCGATACCATCGGCAAGCACTTGCCAAAATATCCCAAGGTCGGGCGCGACCTCACCATTCACCAATTGCTGACCCACACCTCGGTATTCCGAGCTACACCGCGATGCCCGAGGTGTTCGACCTCCGCGCCAAACCCTTGA